The following are encoded in a window of Pan troglodytes isolate AG18354 chromosome 4, NHGRI_mPanTro3-v2.0_pri, whole genome shotgun sequence genomic DNA:
- the LOC461830 gene encoding general transcription factor IIH subunit 2: MDEEPERTKRWEGGYERTWEILKEDESGSLKATIEDILFKAKRKRVFEHHGQVRLGMMRHLYVVVDGSRTMEDQDLKPNRLTCTLKLLEYFVEEYFDQNPISQIGIIVTKSKRAEKLTELSGNPRKHVTSLKKAVDMTCHGEPSLYNSLSMAMQTLKHMPGHTSREVLIIFSSLTTCDPSNIYDLIKTLKAAKIRVSVIGLSAEVRVCTVLARETGGTYHVILDESHYKELLTHHVSPPPASSSSECSLIRMGFPQHTIASLSDQDAKPSFSMAHLDGNTEPGLTLGGYFCPQCRAKYCELPVECKICGLTLVSAPHLARSYHHLFPLDAFQEIPLEEYNGERFCYGCQGELKDQHVYVCAVCQNVFCVDCDVFVHDSLHCCPGCIHKIPAPSGV; encoded by the exons ATGGATGAAGAACCTGAAAGAACTAAGCGATGGGAAGGAGGCTATGAAAGAACATG GGAGATTCTTAAAGAAGATGAATCTGGATCACTTAAAGCTACAATAGAAGACATTCTAttcaaggcaaagagaaaaag AGTATTTGAGCACCATGGACAAGTTCGACTTGGAATG ATGCGCCACCTTTATGTGGTAGTAGATGGATCAAGAACAATGGAAGACCAAGATTTAAAGCCTAATAGACTGACGTGTACtttaaag TTGTTGGAATACTTTGTAGAGGAATATTTTGATCAAAATCCTATTAGTCAG attgGAATAATTGTAACTAAGAGTAAAAGAGCTGAAAAATTGACTGAACTCTCAG gaaaCCCAAGAAAACATGTAACGTCTTTGAAGAAAGCTGTGGATATGACCTGCCATGGAGAGCCATCTCTTTATAATTCCCTAAGCATGGCTATGCAGACTCTAAA aCACATGCCCGGACATACAAGTCGAGAAGTACTAATCATCTTTAGCAGCCTTACAACTTGCGATCCATCTAATATTTATGATCTAATCAAG ACCCTAAAGGCAGCTAAAATTAGAGTATCTGTTATTGGATTGTCTGCAGAAGTCCGCGTTTGCACTGTACTTGCTCGTGAAACTGgtg GCACATACCATGTTATTTTAGATGAAAGCCATTACAAAGAGTTGCTCACACATCATGTAAGTCCTCCTCCTGCTAGCTCAAGTTCTGAATGCTCACTTATTCGTATGG GATTTCCTCAGCACACCATTGCTTCTTTATCTGACCAGGATGCAAAACCCTCTTTCAGCATGGC GCATTTGGATGGCAATACTGAGCCAGGGCTTACATTAGGAGGCTATTTCTGCCCACAGTGTCGGGCAAAGTACTGTGAGCTACCTGTTGAATGTAAAATCTGTG GTCTTACTTTGGTGTCTGCTCCCCACTTGGCACGGTCTTACCATCATTTGTTTCCTTTGGATGCTTTTCAAGAAATTCCCCTAGAAGAATATAATGGAGAAAG attttgttaTGGATGTCAGGGGGAGTTGAAAGACCAACAT